The following proteins are co-located in the Desulfatitalea tepidiphila genome:
- a CDS encoding cyclic nucleotide-binding domain-containing protein, giving the protein MSFSEAIFKVVDVFGCPYYKKRDEFKISGNALLLEHNKGSKFISTAIIDLPSNRRECRILIAELTKILVEHERVDRIPDRIISCGECHSEIRLEHKKGASIALVEDIKQHSTDVTTIASLLSNFSIFRTLDEVSLRDFVSLLRLRKYTRNECIISKGEPGRNLYIILSGLVNVVDEDGISITKLRNGEVFGEMSLISGDPVGATIKVVEPTTVLFIRGQDFLKVLNRFPPLQMYFAKLLSRRLAKSNILISKEFSSGMTGTLAQMPPVELFQTLNYNLKTGTLRLNLSKGPASVMFRGGAVVQAKYGRKRGKSAFFAILSEKTGRFHFEPGLPEQELAMPELGMFMELLMEGLRRVDERVEV; this is encoded by the coding sequence ATGAGTTTCAGTGAAGCCATATTCAAAGTTGTAGATGTTTTTGGGTGCCCCTATTACAAGAAGAGGGACGAGTTTAAAATTTCTGGCAATGCATTGCTCCTGGAACACAACAAGGGAAGCAAGTTTATCTCGACCGCGATCATCGATTTGCCCTCAAACCGGAGAGAGTGCAGGATACTTATCGCGGAACTGACAAAGATCCTGGTCGAACACGAAAGGGTGGATCGTATTCCAGATCGCATCATCTCATGCGGGGAGTGCCACAGTGAGATACGACTGGAGCACAAGAAGGGTGCTTCCATCGCACTTGTTGAAGATATCAAGCAGCACAGCACCGATGTGACCACCATTGCCAGCTTATTGAGCAACTTTTCGATATTCAGGACCCTCGATGAGGTCAGCTTGCGGGACTTCGTTTCTCTCCTTCGCCTTAGAAAATACACTCGTAATGAATGCATCATCTCAAAAGGGGAGCCCGGCAGGAACTTATACATAATCCTCTCCGGTCTGGTGAACGTCGTCGACGAGGATGGTATCAGCATTACAAAATTGCGCAATGGTGAGGTCTTTGGCGAAATGAGCCTGATCAGCGGCGATCCGGTCGGTGCCACCATCAAGGTCGTCGAGCCCACCACGGTGCTATTTATCAGGGGGCAGGATTTCCTCAAGGTGCTCAATCGTTTCCCCCCTCTGCAGATGTATTTCGCGAAATTGCTTTCACGTCGCTTGGCAAAATCGAACATTCTGATATCAAAAGAATTTTCATCCGGAATGACCGGAACGCTGGCCCAAATGCCGCCGGTGGAGTTGTTTCAAACGCTGAATTATAACCTGAAAACAGGCACTTTACGGTTAAATCTATCGAAAGGTCCGGCGAGTGTGATGTTCCGCGGCGGCGCGGTCGTTCAGGCCAAATATGGTCGCAAAAGGGGGAAATCGGCTTTTTTTGCCATTCTGTCCGAGAAGACAGGACGTTTTCATTTTGAACCCGGATTGCCGGAGCAGGAGTTGGCCATGCCGGAGCTCGGCATGTTTATGGAATTGCTGATGGAAGGCTTGCGAAGGGTGGATGAGCGCGTCGAAGTGTAG
- a CDS encoding ATP-binding protein: MQTESAPAAHLLQENQSLRDALAALKQANAELQNEALQFKALAQFSGDHLFMLDRKGTYLFSNDNVSSFGLSKGGELTGRRLQEVYPFDASSLYREKLAAVYETGQAVSFWHEVSTGQGARYDLVMLYPLFKEESIWAVGGICRDMSAQRKIENRLFQAQKMESLGTLVAGVAHEINNPINLMLLNLPLFKKMWTDLLPIIEGHTPSESTHTKFGGLTLDFIKQNALRLITDMEMAANRVARIVKGLKAFSRKNNPAEKSDIQVNVAVENAARLASSTFSKSKAELQITLCPDLPLLRANLQHLEQIVLNLIINAHESIRHDKGWVRVETKWQEKEQAIQILVSDNGRGISPLVADRIFDPFVTDRQAEGGTGLGLSVTYNLVKAHNGDIAFRSIPDEGSEFVVSFPVSRRHKTSRIMVVDDDASFRALLVQVLTRQTAGLVEGFANGTEALIRLGSDPPDLLVLDMFMPEIDGLGVCRAIKNELGLERIKVIIVTGFPEHPNIGEAVRMGFRQVVTKPLDMPRFIQIARNELDGISA, from the coding sequence ATGCAAACAGAATCGGCCCCAGCGGCCCATCTACTGCAGGAAAACCAAAGTTTAAGAGACGCTTTGGCCGCCTTGAAACAAGCCAACGCCGAACTGCAAAACGAGGCCCTGCAGTTCAAGGCATTGGCACAGTTCTCGGGTGATCATCTATTTATGCTGGACCGCAAGGGGACCTACCTGTTCAGCAATGACAACGTGTCGTCGTTCGGCTTGAGCAAGGGTGGCGAATTGACCGGCCGCCGGTTGCAGGAGGTCTATCCCTTCGATGCATCGTCCTTGTACCGTGAGAAACTTGCCGCGGTCTATGAAACCGGCCAGGCGGTCTCTTTCTGGCACGAAGTGTCGACGGGCCAGGGCGCCAGGTACGATCTGGTGATGCTCTATCCGCTTTTCAAAGAAGAATCCATCTGGGCGGTGGGCGGCATTTGTCGTGACATGTCGGCCCAGCGAAAAATCGAGAATAGACTCTTCCAAGCCCAAAAGATGGAATCCCTGGGCACGCTGGTGGCCGGCGTCGCCCACGAGATAAACAATCCGATCAATCTGATGCTGCTCAATCTGCCACTCTTTAAAAAGATGTGGACAGATTTGCTTCCCATCATCGAAGGCCACACGCCCTCCGAATCGACGCATACGAAATTCGGGGGGCTCACACTGGATTTCATCAAGCAGAATGCCCTTCGTCTGATTACCGATATGGAAATGGCGGCCAATCGCGTCGCCCGAATCGTGAAAGGACTCAAGGCCTTTTCGCGGAAAAACAACCCGGCCGAAAAATCCGACATCCAGGTCAATGTCGCCGTTGAAAATGCGGCCCGCCTGGCGTCCTCCACATTTTCCAAATCCAAAGCGGAGCTTCAGATCACGCTGTGTCCCGACTTGCCGTTGTTGCGCGCCAATCTGCAGCATCTCGAGCAGATTGTGCTGAATTTGATCATCAACGCACACGAATCGATTCGCCACGATAAAGGGTGGGTGCGGGTGGAGACCAAGTGGCAAGAAAAGGAACAGGCCATTCAAATCCTTGTCTCGGATAACGGGCGAGGGATCAGCCCCCTCGTCGCCGACAGGATCTTCGATCCTTTCGTCACCGACAGACAGGCCGAGGGTGGCACGGGATTAGGCCTATCGGTGACCTATAACCTGGTCAAGGCCCACAATGGCGACATCGCGTTTCGTTCGATACCCGACGAGGGCAGCGAGTTCGTCGTCTCATTTCCGGTTTCCAGACGGCACAAGACTTCGAGAATCATGGTGGTGGACGATGATGCAAGCTTTCGCGCGTTGCTGGTTCAGGTCCTCACCAGGCAAACGGCCGGTTTGGTGGAGGGATTCGCCAATGGCACCGAGGCGTTGATTCGTCTGGGCAGCGATCCGCCCGACTTGTTGGTGCTGGATATGTTCATGCCCGAGATCGATGGCCTGGGGGTTTGTCGTGCCATTAAAAACGAACTGGGCCTCGAGCGGATAAAGGTGATCATCGTCACCGGGTTTCCGGAGCATCCCAACATTGGTGAGGCCGTCCGGATGGGGTTTCGTCAGGTGGTCACCAAGCCCCTTGACATGCCTCGGTTTATTCAGATCGCCAGAAACGAGCTCGATGGAATATCTGCCTGA
- a CDS encoding sigma-54-dependent transcriptional regulator codes for MTCLGLFRSPETSSMEYLPEHSPILIVDDDEGLLFSIRTALLSGGLPDPALLSDSRRAVELVVAKNFQLVLLDLMMPHLGGMEVLKQIKLRAPDTECIIITAIDDVEMAVSAMRYGAYDYLVKPLNLERTTIAIDHALERFQLKRGIALFERPQSFEDLRHPEVFDDMVAEDEAMALVFRQAETCAMSDYNVMITGETGVGKGKLARIVHRLSARRNGPFVAVNMSAFSRTLFEDDVFGHVRGAYTGAVSDKRGFFEAAQGGTLFLDEISELDTVMQGKLLRVIEEKEFYRLGSTDLTNVDLRILSASNRNIEEAMASGHFRRDVYYRLNEYHIHIPPLRRRPKDIRALANHFLKFHAKKNGKDIVRVSPKLLDVLQSYTFPGNVRELENIISSAVLIETERELSLASASSLISFSGNQVSAKEGFPTLAEVQMNHIRQALKLTGDNRTHAAKLLGIGLRTLQRKLKSTDIQDGGAAKSHRGTP; via the coding sequence TTGACATGCCTCGGTTTATTCAGATCGCCAGAAACGAGCTCGATGGAATATCTGCCTGAGCATTCCCCAATATTGATTGTTGACGATGATGAAGGCCTGCTGTTCTCGATTCGCACGGCCCTGCTGAGCGGCGGCCTGCCGGATCCCGCATTGCTATCGGACAGTCGCAGGGCCGTCGAACTTGTCGTCGCCAAAAATTTTCAACTGGTTCTATTGGATTTGATGATGCCGCATTTGGGTGGCATGGAGGTTCTCAAACAGATCAAACTCAGAGCCCCGGATACGGAATGCATTATCATCACCGCCATAGACGATGTGGAAATGGCGGTATCGGCCATGCGTTACGGCGCCTACGACTACCTCGTCAAGCCTTTGAATCTGGAACGTACCACCATCGCCATCGACCACGCACTCGAACGTTTTCAACTCAAACGGGGAATCGCACTTTTCGAGCGTCCTCAAAGTTTCGAGGATCTTCGTCACCCGGAAGTCTTTGACGACATGGTCGCGGAGGATGAAGCGATGGCGCTGGTATTCCGCCAGGCGGAAACCTGCGCCATGAGTGATTATAACGTCATGATCACAGGAGAGACCGGTGTCGGGAAAGGCAAGTTGGCCAGGATCGTCCACCGTCTGAGCGCACGCCGAAACGGGCCGTTCGTTGCGGTGAATATGTCTGCTTTCAGCCGGACCCTATTCGAAGACGATGTCTTCGGGCATGTTCGCGGTGCCTATACAGGGGCCGTGTCCGATAAGCGCGGGTTTTTCGAAGCTGCCCAGGGGGGGACCCTTTTTCTGGATGAAATCAGTGAGTTGGATACAGTTATGCAGGGGAAACTGCTCCGGGTGATTGAAGAAAAGGAGTTTTATCGTCTGGGCAGCACCGATCTGACCAACGTGGATTTACGAATTTTATCTGCTTCGAACAGAAACATCGAGGAGGCGATGGCATCCGGCCATTTCCGAAGAGATGTCTACTATCGTCTAAACGAATATCACATCCATATACCCCCTTTGAGGAGACGGCCAAAAGATATCCGTGCGCTGGCAAACCATTTTCTGAAGTTCCATGCAAAAAAGAATGGAAAAGATATCGTCCGGGTGTCACCGAAACTGCTGGACGTGTTGCAGAGTTACACCTTCCCCGGAAACGTTCGCGAACTCGAAAATATTATCTCTTCCGCGGTCCTGATCGAGACAGAACGTGAACTTTCCTTGGCCTCGGCCAGCAGCTTGATCTCCTTCAGCGGAAATCAAGTTTCTGCGAAAGAGGGGTTTCCCACATTGGCGGAAGTGCAGATGAATCATATCCGTCAGGCATTGAAACTCACCGGGGACAACCGCACGCATGCCGCCAAGCTTCTGGGTATTGGACTGCGGACATTGCAGCGAAAGCTCAAATCCACCGATATTCAAGATGGAGGTGCGGCAAAAAGTCATAGGGGCACGCCATAA
- a CDS encoding chemotaxis protein CheW, whose protein sequence is MNESLAIDKQSEAEDVVQMVGFVLAGELFGVDILMVQEILKEIPITGIPDSPDFIEGVINLRGNIIPIIDLRKRLNLMPSDKDDRSGTWTIILNIGGRVTGVIVDQVTRVLKIPQGAVQPPPEMVISALKSQYISGVCKLDQKLMAILDFNRILVVDEFKKIAALKRQQVK, encoded by the coding sequence ATGAATGAGAGCCTCGCCATAGATAAGCAATCTGAAGCAGAAGATGTAGTCCAGATGGTCGGCTTTGTTCTGGCCGGTGAGCTTTTCGGCGTCGACATCTTGATGGTCCAGGAGATCCTGAAGGAAATACCGATTACCGGGATACCCGATTCACCAGATTTCATCGAAGGCGTCATCAATCTACGGGGTAACATCATCCCCATCATTGACTTGCGCAAACGATTGAACTTGATGCCATCCGATAAAGACGATCGATCGGGGACCTGGACGATTATTCTCAACATCGGTGGACGGGTCACGGGGGTGATCGTCGATCAGGTGACCCGCGTGCTGAAAATTCCTCAAGGTGCCGTTCAACCCCCGCCGGAAATGGTCATCAGTGCATTAAAAAGCCAGTATATCAGCGGCGTGTGCAAACTCGATCAAAAGCTGATGGCCATCCTGGATTTTAACCGTATCCTTGTGGTGGATGAATTTAAAAAGATTGCTGCATTAAAACGTCAGCAAGTGAAATAA
- a CDS encoding chemotaxis protein CheA, whose translation MIDNSLLQDFIIETGEHLEETERNLLRLEQQPDDGDVLNEIFRSIHTIKGSSEYLGLERVAELSHKLESLLDLLRRGERKVDAGVIDILIAANDRIGQLVDDLSKHQTERVEIDDLVSRIEGRLGHVAPVSVETVEGDAGAEGESEAFEDEYDEELFGIFVDQLRDGLQVLLNETGKLLSGESADAVLGRYADRLNTLSSSANYMGYDKLKQIYAKWSQVVAEWDVGMPSDQLRDWNAFAKEVTSANIERVKKFFAKVPAVQNMVLETPPEARTDAVEVEDQAPVQPPDVAVEPDEQVVFPEVTDDGLLGDFIEEAGEHLDEIEHNLLLLERQPDSVEVLNDLFRSVHTIKGSAEYLGLLRIAELSHKLESLLDLLRQQKLNADLEIIDTLIKGHDRIAQLVKEISDTQKEQSTIGDLAARIEALVTPKPIEERFDEPSKADAFENVATPTYYEESYDKELFAIFVSQLKEGLKELVQVTERLKRGADINGALARGKEWLSRLKSSANYMEYDELKAIFDQWIAAVDALRNGIEAGTDEDIDAWCRIVMAGNAIRVRQLFDLPEEPIVSDVSEGAVSVAPEQSLSDLETNASVGSIPIEDPLVPVDDLATPIEIDAESDIQDNGASVLLETYENDIIEDQSLLARLESAFDARFEEHVNTDFTVDSQLDVVKELFSDETPESESSAIHPIGSKDVHASPETAGGVGTDTVEAFLFSDTSTLQPSRSPSPPLPLASKVSPAEQRLETVAESEDHRSPSIMGRRQTDKFRERHFKQSIRVDAGKIDTLMNQVGELVVTRAGFNQLFLEMRELQLIFKQAQKLDSRENQLIKDLTNRINEATVSLGRVTSELQENVMKVRMLPIAQLFSRYPRVVYDLVRNTNKKVELDIKGEETELDRMVIEQISDPLLHIIRNAVDHGIEPKEERQRKGKNETGVLRLEAYHEGNYVVIEVSDDGRGIDAAKIKAKALNQGIVDPETAERMDDDDWVALITRPGFSTADEVTHTSGRGVGMDVVKDNIEKLNGTLEIEGRPGRGALFRIKIPLTLAIIQALMVRIGNELFTIPLSAVDETIRIRKSDISTIEGLEIYSLRETTLPLIRLAQLFKMQLSETVAEELFVVVVNTGARQVGLVVDQLKGREEVVIKPLEDYLQEKSGFSGATILGDGSISLILDVSDLVYMAIDQHAKRVKAAAI comes from the coding sequence ATGATCGACAACTCCTTGTTACAGGATTTCATCATCGAGACGGGAGAGCATTTAGAGGAGACCGAGCGCAATTTGCTGCGATTGGAGCAGCAGCCCGACGATGGGGATGTGCTCAACGAGATATTTCGTTCGATTCATACGATAAAGGGTTCATCGGAGTATTTGGGGCTGGAGCGTGTAGCGGAGCTGTCCCACAAACTTGAGAGCCTGTTGGATTTGTTGCGTCGCGGCGAGCGCAAGGTGGACGCCGGGGTAATCGACATATTGATTGCCGCCAACGATCGGATTGGCCAATTGGTGGATGATTTATCCAAGCATCAGACCGAGCGTGTCGAGATAGACGATCTGGTATCTCGGATCGAGGGTCGGTTGGGTCACGTTGCGCCGGTGTCGGTGGAGACGGTCGAGGGCGATGCAGGGGCAGAAGGGGAGAGCGAGGCGTTTGAAGATGAATACGACGAGGAGTTGTTCGGTATCTTTGTCGATCAACTTCGCGATGGTCTGCAGGTGTTGTTGAACGAGACCGGCAAGCTGCTGTCCGGGGAATCGGCCGATGCGGTGCTGGGGCGGTATGCGGATCGGCTCAACACGCTGAGTTCTTCGGCCAACTATATGGGGTACGACAAGCTCAAGCAGATATATGCCAAGTGGTCGCAGGTGGTTGCCGAGTGGGATGTGGGGATGCCTTCAGACCAGCTTCGGGATTGGAACGCATTCGCCAAGGAGGTGACGTCGGCCAATATCGAGCGGGTGAAAAAGTTTTTCGCCAAGGTCCCGGCCGTCCAGAATATGGTCCTGGAAACACCGCCGGAGGCGCGCACCGATGCCGTCGAAGTCGAAGACCAAGCCCCCGTCCAACCGCCGGATGTGGCGGTTGAACCGGATGAACAGGTCGTCTTTCCGGAAGTAACCGACGATGGCCTTTTGGGAGATTTTATTGAAGAAGCCGGCGAACACCTCGATGAGATCGAACACAATCTTCTCTTGCTGGAAAGGCAGCCCGACAGCGTCGAGGTGCTTAACGATTTGTTTCGCTCGGTGCATACGATTAAAGGTTCCGCGGAATATCTGGGATTGTTGCGTATCGCCGAACTGTCCCACAAGCTGGAAAGTTTGTTGGATTTACTCCGGCAGCAAAAACTCAACGCAGACCTTGAGATCATCGACACCCTGATAAAGGGCCATGACCGCATTGCGCAATTGGTCAAAGAGATATCCGATACACAGAAGGAACAATCGACAATAGGGGATCTGGCTGCGCGTATCGAAGCGTTGGTGACGCCAAAACCGATCGAGGAACGATTCGATGAACCATCCAAAGCGGACGCGTTCGAAAATGTCGCCACCCCGACCTACTATGAAGAGTCCTACGATAAAGAACTGTTCGCCATTTTCGTATCCCAACTCAAAGAAGGTCTGAAAGAGTTGGTTCAGGTGACTGAACGCCTGAAGCGTGGAGCAGACATCAATGGGGCGCTGGCACGAGGCAAAGAGTGGCTGTCGCGTCTCAAATCCTCCGCCAATTACATGGAGTATGACGAACTCAAGGCAATTTTCGATCAATGGATTGCCGCAGTGGATGCGCTGCGAAACGGTATTGAAGCGGGAACGGACGAAGATATTGACGCTTGGTGCCGAATTGTCATGGCCGGTAATGCCATTCGGGTCAGACAATTGTTCGATCTTCCCGAAGAACCTATTGTGAGCGACGTCTCCGAGGGGGCTGTCTCGGTAGCGCCCGAACAATCCCTGTCCGATCTGGAAACGAACGCGTCCGTCGGATCAATTCCCATCGAGGACCCATTGGTCCCGGTGGATGATCTCGCCACGCCCATTGAGATAGATGCTGAAAGTGATATCCAGGACAACGGCGCATCCGTTCTACTGGAAACCTATGAAAACGACATCATCGAGGATCAAAGTCTTTTGGCCCGGTTGGAAAGTGCCTTTGACGCCCGGTTTGAAGAGCACGTGAATACGGATTTTACTGTTGATTCGCAGCTCGACGTAGTTAAAGAGCTGTTTTCCGATGAAACTCCGGAAAGCGAATCCTCGGCCATCCATCCAATAGGTTCGAAAGATGTCCATGCGTCACCGGAAACGGCCGGAGGAGTCGGCACAGATACCGTAGAAGCGTTCCTGTTCTCCGATACCTCAACACTTCAGCCGTCCCGTTCTCCCTCGCCGCCCTTGCCTCTGGCCTCGAAGGTTTCGCCGGCCGAACAACGATTGGAAACGGTTGCCGAGTCAGAAGATCACCGTTCCCCTTCGATCATGGGAAGGCGCCAGACAGACAAATTTCGAGAACGGCACTTTAAACAGAGCATTCGGGTGGACGCCGGCAAAATTGACACCCTGATGAATCAGGTCGGCGAGTTGGTCGTTACCCGCGCGGGTTTCAACCAGCTTTTTCTTGAGATGCGAGAGTTGCAGCTCATTTTTAAACAGGCCCAAAAGCTGGATAGCCGCGAAAATCAGTTGATCAAGGATTTGACCAATCGCATCAACGAGGCAACCGTATCTTTAGGCCGGGTCACTTCCGAGCTCCAGGAAAACGTCATGAAGGTCCGGATGCTTCCCATCGCACAACTTTTCAGTCGCTATCCGCGTGTGGTCTATGACCTGGTGCGAAATACGAACAAAAAGGTAGAACTGGATATCAAGGGTGAAGAGACCGAATTGGATCGAATGGTCATCGAGCAAATTTCCGATCCTCTGCTTCATATCATCCGAAATGCCGTGGACCACGGCATCGAACCCAAAGAGGAAAGACAGCGGAAAGGCAAAAACGAAACGGGCGTTCTGCGTCTCGAAGCCTATCACGAGGGCAACTATGTGGTCATCGAGGTCAGCGACGACGGCCGGGGTATCGACGCCGCAAAGATAAAGGCCAAAGCCTTGAACCAGGGAATCGTCGACCCTGAAACCGCCGAGCGCATGGATGACGATGACTGGGTGGCACTGATCACCAGACCCGGCTTTTCGACAGCCGATGAGGTCACCCATACGTCGGGGCGCGGCGTGGGAATGGATGTTGTCAAAGACAACATCGAAAAACTCAACGGTACGCTTGAAATCGAGGGCCGGCCCGGCCGGGGGGCGCTGTTCAGAATCAAGATTCCGCTGACCCTTGCCATTATTCAGGCGCTTATGGTCCGGATCGGCAATGAACTTTTCACAATTCCACTGTCTGCCGTGGACGAGACCATCCGCATCCGCAAGAGCGACATATCCACCATAGAAGGATTGGAAATTTACTCTTTAAGGGAGACGACACTTCCGTTAATTCGCCTGGCGCAGTTGTTTAAAATGCAGCTTAGCGAGACTGTCGCCGAAGAGCTGTTCGTGGTCGTGGTCAATACCGGCGCGCGTCAAGTGGGACTCGTCGTGGATCAGCTCAAAGGACGCGAAGAAGTCGTCATCAAACCTCTGGAAGATTATCTGCAGGAAAAAAGCGGATTCTCCGGCGCAACCATTTTAGGAGACGGCAGCATTTCTTTGATATTGGATGTATCCGACCTGGTCTACATGGCTATCGATCAACATGCCAAACGCGTGAAAGCCGCTGCGATATAG
- a CDS encoding chemotaxis protein CheB — translation MILFCEECGTRHDIDENLIKVGDYKFSCSVCHEMLCVTLNNRQYMKNAQAALHDDGDARSGGAPAPDRIVKVLVVDDSRMIRKVLRGIIESSGKNKVIGEAENGKMALDMIAAERPDVITLDINMPVMDGLTTLKHIMISHPIPTVMISALTKEGATETFDSLKYGAIDFLPKPSQVKGADLNIQREEILRKIGLVSGVQVESIRYLRRPAKDNAKESDVQLPCQCVVVLGVAEGGYGALLNVIPRLKADIPAAYVAIMHQAPHHVDGFVRYLDQCSQLAVGRASDGLVMKGGNCYLSADCERFQVTKADGQIRLQLAPSAGASEGGAIDHMMRSAATVMQEDAAGVILTGTGVDGIDGLGAIMGNGGTVFVQDPRSCLFKETPVRAIDTYHVSNLISDKQMAGAINAFLMAQNKSIKEMCV, via the coding sequence ATGATACTGTTCTGCGAAGAATGCGGCACGCGGCATGATATCGATGAGAACCTGATCAAGGTGGGCGACTACAAGTTCTCCTGTTCCGTCTGTCATGAAATGCTATGTGTGACTCTGAATAACCGACAATACATGAAAAACGCTCAAGCCGCCCTGCATGACGACGGCGATGCGCGATCTGGTGGTGCCCCCGCACCTGATAGAATAGTCAAGGTGCTCGTCGTCGATGATTCCAGGATGATTCGCAAAGTGTTGCGCGGCATTATCGAGTCGAGCGGTAAAAATAAAGTCATCGGCGAGGCCGAGAACGGAAAAATGGCCCTGGATATGATCGCAGCCGAGCGTCCGGATGTGATTACGCTGGACATTAATATGCCGGTAATGGATGGCTTGACCACACTCAAACACATCATGATCAGCCATCCCATTCCCACGGTGATGATCAGCGCCTTGACCAAGGAAGGGGCGACGGAAACATTCGATTCCCTCAAATATGGGGCTATCGACTTTTTGCCCAAGCCTTCCCAGGTGAAAGGCGCCGATCTGAACATCCAGCGGGAGGAAATCCTTCGTAAAATTGGATTGGTGTCAGGCGTACAGGTCGAATCCATCCGCTATTTGAGGCGGCCTGCAAAGGACAACGCAAAAGAATCCGACGTCCAACTACCATGTCAGTGCGTTGTGGTTCTCGGCGTGGCCGAGGGGGGATACGGGGCGCTGTTGAATGTGATCCCGAGGCTTAAAGCTGACATACCGGCCGCCTATGTCGCGATCATGCATCAAGCGCCTCATCATGTAGATGGATTCGTCCGATATCTGGACCAATGCAGCCAGTTGGCCGTGGGCCGCGCTTCTGACGGCCTGGTCATGAAGGGCGGCAATTGCTATTTGTCGGCCGATTGCGAGCGTTTCCAGGTCACCAAAGCGGACGGTCAGATCCGGTTGCAACTGGCTCCATCGGCCGGTGCCTCCGAAGGTGGTGCCATCGATCACATGATGAGGTCCGCAGCGACAGTCATGCAGGAAGATGCCGCCGGCGTCATCCTGACGGGAACGGGTGTGGACGGGATCGACGGGCTCGGGGCCATCATGGGAAATGGAGGGACGGTATTCGTGCAGGATCCGAGAAGCTGCCTTTTTAAAGAGACGCCTGTCAGGGCGATCGATACCTATCATGTTTCGAATCTGATCAGCGATAAACAGATGGCCGGAGCTATCAACGCTTTTCTAATGGCTCAAAACAAGTCAATCAAGGAGATGTGCGTATGA
- a CDS encoding response regulator: MGKKILIVDDSSIMRKMIKQTLQDQQHMVAGEAKNGRDAVEMYKSLRPDIVTMDITMREMDGFEAAKEILAVDPEARIIFLSNLDEDKYSEDAKRLGAVGYVNKHNAKAIVELINSL; encoded by the coding sequence ATGGGCAAGAAGATATTGATTGTCGATGATTCCTCGATCATGCGCAAAATGATCAAACAGACGCTTCAAGACCAGCAGCACATGGTCGCCGGGGAAGCTAAAAATGGCAGGGATGCTGTAGAAATGTACAAATCCTTAAGGCCCGACATCGTCACCATGGACATCACCATGAGGGAAATGGACGGGTTTGAGGCGGCCAAGGAGATATTGGCTGTGGATCCCGAGGCGAGAATTATTTTTTTGTCCAATCTCGACGAGGATAAGTATAGCGAGGACGCAAAGCGTCTAGGCGCCGTTGGTTATGTTAACAAACACAACGCCAAGGCCATCGTGGAATTGATCAATAGCCTTTAA